A genomic region of Streptomyces sp. NBC_00247 contains the following coding sequences:
- a CDS encoding transglycosylase domain-containing protein: MGRADERRARGREARAGKKGGIRGLFTWKRLLGTFFGLCLLVMGAFVVLYLYVPVPEANAQAQKQSNVYKYSDGTVLARTGEVNREIVDLAQVPKDVQHTFVAAENKSFYQDKGVDLKGTTRALLSTVSGKGKQGGSTITQQYVKNYYLTQDATVSRKLKELVISLKVDQKMTKDDILAGYINTAFYGRGASGIQAAAQAYYGVDASKLNVSQGAYLAATLQAPSQYDWSTATETGKRLVKERWGYTLDNMVEKGWLSSADRQSLKFPVPKDPKAAPGMEGQTGYLVEEAKAELKEQGVTEEQLEAGGWTITLNIDKKRQKQLEKSVDAQLESKLDRKNNKVDATVQAGATSVDPKTGGIVALYGGVGYTEHYTSNATRRDYQPASTFKPLVLASALENESTTQDGDLIGLNTTYDGTSKRPVVGSDTPYSPENEDDQDYGDISVQKALNASVNSVFAQMVVDVGPGKVKKTGLSLGLPDKNFPERPAITLGTMEVSTEDMAGAYATLDNHGKKVTPFIVKSAEHRDRTVDAVKGVGKQVISRKSADTVTQAMTGVIDSGSGQAANTSAYEAAGKTGTSENNKAAWFAAYTPELTTVVALFGEDPKDHHQVSLTGTANSGRANGGGFPARIWADYTLGALNGGSDAQFDLEDVEKGEVPYTPPPTPTESASPTPTPSATTPSPSATPSDEPTEPETPSPDPSQSTPVEPSETPSGGLDPGDGDSDDDGDQTGGRPGGTGLLG, encoded by the coding sequence ATGGGGCGAGCGGATGAGCGACGTGCCCGCGGCAGGGAGGCACGGGCGGGCAAGAAGGGCGGCATACGCGGGCTCTTCACCTGGAAGCGGCTCCTGGGCACCTTCTTCGGTCTCTGCCTGCTGGTGATGGGCGCCTTCGTCGTGCTGTACCTGTACGTACCTGTACCCGAGGCGAACGCCCAGGCGCAGAAGCAGAGCAACGTCTACAAGTACAGCGACGGCACCGTGCTGGCCCGCACGGGCGAGGTCAACCGGGAGATCGTCGACCTCGCGCAGGTCCCCAAGGACGTGCAGCACACCTTCGTCGCCGCCGAGAACAAGTCCTTCTACCAGGACAAGGGCGTCGACCTGAAGGGCACCACCCGGGCCCTGCTCAGCACTGTCTCCGGCAAGGGGAAGCAGGGTGGCTCGACCATCACCCAGCAGTACGTGAAGAACTACTACCTCACGCAGGACGCGACGGTCTCCCGCAAGCTCAAGGAACTGGTGATCTCGCTCAAGGTCGACCAGAAGATGACCAAGGACGACATTCTCGCCGGGTACATCAACACCGCCTTCTACGGGCGTGGCGCCAGCGGCATCCAGGCCGCCGCCCAGGCGTACTACGGCGTGGACGCCTCCAAGCTCAATGTTTCCCAGGGCGCCTACCTCGCCGCGACCCTCCAGGCCCCCAGCCAGTACGACTGGTCCACGGCCACCGAGACGGGCAAGCGCCTGGTCAAGGAGCGCTGGGGCTACACCCTGGACAACATGGTCGAGAAGGGCTGGCTGAGCAGCGCCGACCGCCAGAGCCTGAAGTTCCCCGTCCCGAAGGACCCCAAGGCCGCGCCCGGCATGGAGGGCCAGACCGGTTACCTCGTCGAAGAGGCCAAGGCGGAACTCAAGGAGCAGGGCGTCACGGAAGAGCAGCTCGAAGCCGGCGGCTGGACCATCACGCTGAACATCGACAAGAAGCGGCAGAAGCAGCTGGAGAAGTCGGTCGACGCGCAGCTGGAGTCGAAGCTCGACCGGAAGAACAACAAGGTCGACGCCACCGTCCAGGCCGGGGCCACCTCGGTCGACCCGAAGACCGGCGGGATCGTCGCCCTCTACGGCGGGGTCGGCTACACCGAGCACTACACCTCCAACGCCACCCGCCGCGACTACCAGCCCGCCTCCACCTTCAAGCCGCTGGTGCTCGCCTCCGCCCTGGAGAACGAGTCCACCACGCAGGACGGTGACCTGATCGGCCTGAACACGACCTACGACGGCACCAGCAAGCGGCCGGTCGTCGGCAGCGACACCCCGTACTCCCCGGAGAACGAGGACGACCAGGACTACGGCGACATCAGCGTGCAGAAGGCGCTGAACGCCTCGGTCAACTCCGTCTTCGCGCAGATGGTCGTCGACGTCGGCCCCGGCAAGGTCAAGAAGACCGGGCTGAGCCTCGGGCTGCCGGACAAGAACTTCCCCGAGCGCCCCGCGATCACCCTGGGCACCATGGAGGTCTCGACCGAGGACATGGCCGGCGCCTACGCCACCCTCGACAACCACGGCAAGAAGGTCACGCCGTTCATCGTGAAGTCGGCCGAGCACCGCGACCGCACGGTGGACGCCGTGAAGGGCGTCGGCAAGCAGGTGATCAGCCGCAAGTCGGCCGACACCGTGACCCAGGCGATGACCGGGGTCATCGATTCCGGTTCCGGCCAGGCCGCCAACACCTCCGCGTACGAGGCGGCGGGCAAGACCGGTACGTCCGAGAACAACAAGGCGGCCTGGTTCGCCGCCTACACCCCCGAGCTGACCACCGTCGTCGCGCTCTTCGGGGAGGACCCGAAGGACCACCACCAGGTCAGCCTGACCGGCACCGCCAACTCCGGCCGCGCCAACGGTGGTGGCTTCCCCGCCCGGATCTGGGCCGACTACACGCTGGGGGCGCTGAACGGCGGCTCCGACGCGCAGTTCGACCTGGAGGACGTGGAGAAGGGCGAGGTGCCCTACACCCCGCCGCCGACCCCGACCGAGTCGGCCTCGCCCACCCCGACGCCGAGCGCCACGACCCCGTCCCCGTCCGCGACACCCTCGGACGAACCGACCGAGCCCGAGACCCCGTCGCCCGACCCGAGCCAGTCGACCCCCGTCGAGCCCAGCGAGACGCCTTCCGGCGGGCTGGACCCCGGGGACGGCGACAGCGACGACGACGGCGACCAGACGGGCGGTCGCCCCGGCGGCACCGGGCTGCTGGGCTGA
- a CDS encoding SPFH domain-containing protein, with protein MSEQHDDHQQIPSTPTPTTDLPVDAPQLPAPQVGEVTAHSIPGGLGLLLTVVGVLIGIGVIVIGGVTGSGGNDGAGAALVIVGILIVIASFFCMSGVKMVAPGEARVIQLFGRYVGTIRTDGLRWINPLTSSRKISTRVRNHETAVLKVNDAYGNPIELAAIVVWKVEDTAQALFEVDDFLEFVATQTEAAVRHIAIEYPYDAHEEGGLSLRGNAEEITEKLAVELTARVKAAGVQIIESRFSHLAYAPEIASAMLQRQQAGAVVAARKQIVEGAVGMVEMALTRIAEQDIVELDSERKAAMVSNLMVVLCGDRAAQPVLNTGTLYQ; from the coding sequence GTGTCCGAACAGCACGACGACCACCAGCAGATCCCGTCCACGCCCACGCCCACCACCGACCTGCCCGTCGACGCACCTCAGCTGCCGGCCCCGCAGGTCGGAGAAGTGACCGCGCACTCCATCCCCGGCGGCCTCGGTCTGCTGCTCACCGTGGTCGGCGTCCTCATCGGCATCGGCGTGATCGTCATCGGCGGCGTGACCGGATCGGGCGGCAACGACGGCGCGGGCGCGGCCCTGGTGATCGTCGGCATCCTCATCGTCATCGCCTCCTTCTTCTGCATGAGCGGCGTGAAGATGGTCGCGCCCGGCGAGGCCCGGGTCATCCAGCTCTTCGGCCGGTACGTCGGCACCATCCGGACCGACGGCCTGCGCTGGATCAACCCGCTCACCAGCAGCCGGAAGATCTCCACCCGGGTCCGCAACCACGAGACCGCGGTGCTCAAGGTCAACGACGCCTACGGCAACCCGATCGAGCTCGCCGCGATCGTCGTCTGGAAGGTCGAGGACACCGCGCAGGCGCTCTTCGAGGTGGACGACTTCCTGGAGTTCGTCGCCACCCAGACCGAGGCGGCCGTCCGGCACATCGCCATCGAGTACCCGTACGACGCCCACGAGGAGGGCGGCCTCTCGCTGCGGGGCAACGCCGAGGAGATCACCGAGAAGCTGGCCGTCGAGCTGACCGCCCGGGTGAAGGCGGCCGGGGTCCAGATCATCGAATCGCGCTTCAGCCACCTCGCGTACGCCCCCGAGATCGCCTCGGCGATGCTTCAGCGGCAGCAGGCCGGGGCGGTCGTCGCGGCCCGCAAGCAGATCGTCGAGGGCGCCGTGGGCATGGTCGAGATGGCGCTCACCCGGATCGCCGAGCAGGACATCGTGGAGCTGGACTCCGAGCGCAAGGCCGCCATGGTCAGCAATCTGATGGTGGTGCTCTGCGGGGACCGCGCCGCACAGCCGGTCCTGAACACGGGCACGCTCTACCAGTGA
- a CDS encoding PadR family transcriptional regulator has translation MSIGHTLLGLLESGPRHGYDLKRTFDEKFGHDRPLHYGQVYSTMSRLLKNGLVEVDGVESDGGPERKRYAITDAGITDVADWLAQPEKPEPYLQSTLYTKVVLAILTGRGAAGVLDTQRAEHLRLMRTLTARKRDGDLADQLICDHALFHLEADLRWLELTAARLDKLAEVITP, from the coding sequence ATGTCTATCGGCCACACCCTGCTCGGACTCCTGGAGTCCGGTCCCCGCCACGGTTACGACCTGAAGCGCACCTTCGACGAGAAGTTCGGCCACGACCGCCCCCTGCACTACGGGCAGGTCTACTCGACCATGTCCCGGCTGCTGAAGAACGGGCTCGTCGAGGTCGACGGCGTCGAGAGCGACGGAGGTCCCGAGCGCAAGCGGTACGCCATCACGGACGCCGGGATCACGGACGTCGCCGACTGGCTCGCCCAGCCGGAGAAGCCGGAGCCCTACCTCCAGTCGACCCTGTACACCAAGGTGGTGCTGGCGATCCTGACCGGTCGCGGCGCGGCCGGAGTGCTGGACACCCAGCGCGCCGAACACCTGCGGCTGATGCGGACGCTGACGGCGCGCAAGCGCGACGGCGACCTCGCCGACCAGCTGATCTGCGACCACGCGCTCTTCCATCTGGAGGCCGACCTGCGGTGGCTGGAACTGACCGCCGCCCGGCTCGACAAGCTCGCCGAGGTGATCACCCCGTGA
- a CDS encoding ABC transporter ATP-binding protein, with translation MTLPGPALPGSPLAPLLAARDLRKTYGATPALDGASFSVHPGEVVAVMGPSGSGKSTLLHCLAGIVTPDSGSVTYAGRELSSMSDGERSALRRTDFGFVFQFGQLVPELTCVENVALPLRLDGVRRKAAERTALRWMERLEVEDLAAKRPGEVSGGQGQRVAVARALASSPKVLFADEPTGALDSLNGERVMELLTEAARSTRTAVVLVTHEARVAAYSDRDVTVRDGRATDLEYAL, from the coding sequence GTGACGCTCCCCGGCCCCGCGCTCCCCGGCTCCCCGCTCGCCCCCCTGCTCGCCGCCCGCGACCTGCGCAAGACGTACGGCGCGACGCCCGCGCTCGACGGCGCCTCCTTCTCCGTCCACCCCGGCGAGGTCGTCGCGGTGATGGGCCCCTCCGGCTCGGGGAAGTCCACCCTGCTGCACTGCCTCGCCGGGATCGTCACGCCCGACTCCGGCTCGGTCACCTACGCGGGCCGTGAGCTCTCCTCGATGTCGGACGGGGAGCGCAGCGCCCTGCGCCGCACCGATTTCGGCTTCGTCTTCCAGTTCGGCCAGCTCGTCCCCGAACTGACCTGCGTGGAGAACGTGGCGCTCCCGCTGCGGCTGGACGGCGTCCGCCGCAAGGCCGCCGAGCGGACCGCGCTGCGCTGGATGGAGCGCCTGGAAGTCGAGGACCTGGCGGCGAAACGCCCCGGCGAGGTCTCCGGCGGCCAGGGCCAGCGGGTCGCCGTGGCCCGCGCCCTGGCCTCCTCACCGAAGGTGCTCTTCGCGGACGAGCCGACCGGCGCCCTCGACTCCCTCAACGGCGAGCGGGTCATGGAACTGCTCACCGAAGCCGCCCGGTCCACCCGGACCGCCGTGGTGCTGGTGACCCACGAAGCGCGGGTCGCCGCCTACTCCGACCGGGACGTGACCGTCCGGGACGGCCGGGCCACCGATCTGGAGTACGCCCTGTGA
- a CDS encoding FtsX-like permease family protein produces MTTPPGPLPRTRTRTPARLRDLGLGVRFAAAGGREGWARTLLTAVGVGIGVLLLLVASAVPHLLDARENRSEARSESRASMAPDTNKRTDRTVLVTTIDTEYHHRAVQGVLMRADGAHPVLPAGLPRIPAAGRMYVSPALAEMLDAPDGRLLRERLPYAVDGTISDAGLVSPGELRFYLGSSTLDRANGGHRLNGYGGGLPVPPLSPLLLVLGVMVGVVLLMPVAIFIATAVRFGGDRRDRRLAALRLVGADTRSVRWIAAGEALFGAALGLACGAVLFLSVRPFVGSLSVWEQSVFPADLAPSVPMVALIAAAVPACAVLVTLVAMRSVVVEPLGVVRNARTRERRLWWRLLVPLAGLGVFAAKGRAPEDGTAEAAPIVIGAVLVLGGLTLLLPWAVEACVNRLRGGPVPWQLAGRRLQLSAGTAARTVSGITVAVAGAVALQMLFASMNTDFNRMTGQDPTRAQFYMASQNVTGEGATGAIESLRDVRGVEKVIGTVQVYATKPGTYSEDEVQPTTSITIGDCATLEELARIGDCADGDTFVAHPAHDQEMSDWVDESARKGEEVEIDDYGTADGPVRWTLPAAARTVTGRFDPHGEETTGILATLGAIDPATLPGATIVLQVKIDESVPDVSELVRNTAAVIDPSMRVVALNSTERDGRYASIQTALKVGGTATLLLMAASMLVQQLEQLRERKRLLSVLVAFGTRRSTLGWSVFWQTAIPVAVGLVVAVVGGLALGWGLSWMTAKPVSDWSLFLPMAGAGAGVVLLVTLLSLPVLWRLMRPDGLRTE; encoded by the coding sequence GTGACGACGCCGCCCGGCCCCCTCCCCCGCACCCGCACCCGTACCCCTGCCCGGCTCCGGGACCTCGGGCTCGGTGTCCGGTTCGCCGCGGCGGGCGGACGCGAAGGGTGGGCACGCACCCTGCTCACCGCCGTCGGCGTGGGCATCGGCGTGCTGCTGCTGCTCGTCGCCTCCGCCGTCCCGCATCTGCTCGACGCGCGCGAGAACCGCAGCGAGGCCCGGTCGGAGAGCCGTGCCTCCATGGCTCCCGACACCAACAAGAGGACGGACCGCACGGTCCTCGTCACCACGATCGACACCGAGTACCACCACCGCGCCGTCCAAGGCGTGCTGATGCGCGCCGACGGCGCGCACCCGGTGCTGCCGGCGGGCCTGCCGCGCATCCCCGCGGCCGGGCGGATGTACGTCTCGCCCGCACTCGCCGAGATGCTGGACGCCCCGGACGGGCGCCTGCTCCGCGAACGGCTGCCGTACGCCGTCGACGGCACGATCTCCGACGCGGGACTGGTCTCCCCCGGCGAGCTCCGCTTCTACCTGGGCAGTTCCACCCTCGACCGGGCGAACGGCGGCCACCGGCTGAACGGTTACGGCGGCGGGCTGCCCGTCCCGCCGCTCAGCCCGCTGCTCCTCGTGCTCGGCGTGATGGTCGGCGTGGTGCTGCTGATGCCGGTGGCCATCTTCATCGCCACCGCCGTGCGGTTCGGCGGCGACCGCCGGGACCGTCGCCTCGCCGCGCTGCGCCTGGTGGGCGCGGACACCCGCTCGGTCCGCTGGATCGCCGCGGGAGAGGCGCTGTTCGGCGCGGCGCTCGGGCTGGCCTGCGGGGCGGTCCTCTTCCTCTCGGTGCGACCGTTCGTCGGCTCCCTCTCGGTCTGGGAGCAGAGCGTCTTCCCTGCCGACCTCGCCCCCTCCGTCCCCATGGTCGCGCTGATCGCGGCCGCCGTACCGGCCTGCGCGGTGCTGGTGACCCTGGTCGCCATGCGGTCCGTGGTGGTGGAGCCGCTGGGTGTCGTACGGAACGCGCGCACCCGCGAGCGGCGGCTCTGGTGGCGGCTGCTGGTGCCGCTGGCCGGGCTCGGTGTCTTCGCCGCGAAGGGCAGGGCGCCCGAGGACGGCACGGCCGAGGCGGCGCCGATCGTCATCGGCGCAGTGCTCGTCCTGGGCGGCCTGACTCTGCTGCTGCCCTGGGCGGTGGAGGCGTGCGTGAACAGGCTGCGCGGCGGCCCGGTGCCCTGGCAGCTGGCCGGGCGCCGGCTCCAGCTGAGCGCCGGCACGGCGGCACGGACGGTCAGCGGGATCACCGTGGCGGTGGCGGGCGCGGTGGCGCTCCAGATGCTGTTCGCCTCGATGAACACCGACTTCAACCGGATGACCGGCCAGGACCCCACCCGGGCCCAGTTCTACATGGCCTCCCAGAACGTCACCGGCGAGGGCGCCACCGGCGCGATCGAGTCGCTGAGGGACGTCAGGGGTGTGGAGAAGGTCATCGGCACGGTGCAGGTGTACGCGACCAAGCCGGGCACGTACTCCGAGGACGAGGTCCAGCCCACCACCTCGATCACGATCGGCGACTGCGCGACGCTGGAGGAACTCGCCAGGATCGGCGACTGCGCGGACGGCGACACCTTCGTCGCCCACCCCGCCCACGACCAGGAGATGTCCGACTGGGTCGACGAGTCGGCCCGCAAGGGCGAGGAGGTCGAGATCGACGACTACGGGACGGCCGACGGACCGGTCCGCTGGACCCTCCCCGCGGCGGCGCGGACCGTCACCGGGCGCTTCGACCCGCACGGCGAGGAGACCACGGGCATCCTCGCCACCCTCGGCGCGATCGATCCGGCCACCCTGCCGGGCGCGACGATCGTCCTCCAGGTGAAGATCGACGAGAGCGTGCCGGACGTCTCCGAGCTCGTCCGGAACACGGCGGCCGTGATCGACCCCTCGATGCGGGTGGTCGCCCTGAACTCGACCGAGCGGGACGGCCGGTACGCGAGCATTCAGACCGCCCTCAAGGTCGGCGGGACCGCGACCCTGCTGCTGATGGCCGCCTCGATGCTCGTGCAGCAGCTGGAGCAGCTGCGTGAACGCAAGCGCCTGCTGTCGGTGCTGGTGGCGTTCGGGACCCGCCGCTCCACGCTGGGCTGGTCGGTGTTCTGGCAGACGGCGATCCCGGTGGCGGTGGGACTGGTGGTCGCGGTCGTCGGCGGGCTGGCACTGGGCTGGGGGCTGTCCTGGATGACCGCCAAGCCGGTCTCGGACTGGTCGCTGTTCCTGCCGATGGCCGGAGCGGGTGCCGGAGTGGTCCTGCTGGTCACCCTGCTCTCGCTGCCGGTGCTCTGGCGGCTGATGCGGCCGGACGGCCTGCGCACGGAGTGA
- a CDS encoding hydrogen peroxide-inducible genes activator, translating into MAQPIQGNRTKQPSLSQLRAFVAVAEHLHFRDAAAAIGMSQPALSGAVSSLEEALGVQLIERTTRKVLLSAAGERLAVRARAVMDAVGALVEEAEAVRAPFTGTLRLGVIPTVAPYLLPAVLRLVHDRYPALDLQVHEEQTSSLLEGLTAGRLDLLLLAVPLGHPGVTELPLFDEDFVLVTERTHRLGGRADIPREELRDLPLLLLDEGHCLRDQALDICREAGRVDGTPVTTTAAGLSTLVQLVAGGLGVTLLPRTAVTVETDRNPALATGRFAAPAPSRRVALAMRTGTARHEEFGRLAEALREAMAALPVRTTAAGEH; encoded by the coding sequence GTGGCTCAGCCAATCCAGGGCAACAGGACCAAACAGCCCAGCCTCTCCCAGCTGCGCGCCTTCGTGGCCGTCGCGGAGCATCTGCACTTCCGGGACGCGGCGGCAGCCATCGGGATGAGCCAGCCCGCCCTCTCCGGGGCCGTCTCCTCGCTGGAGGAGGCACTCGGTGTCCAGCTCATCGAGCGGACGACGCGCAAGGTGCTGCTCTCGGCGGCGGGCGAACGCCTCGCGGTCCGCGCCCGAGCCGTCATGGACGCGGTGGGCGCGCTCGTCGAGGAGGCCGAAGCGGTCCGCGCACCCTTCACCGGGACGCTGCGGCTCGGGGTGATCCCGACCGTGGCGCCCTACCTGCTGCCGGCCGTGCTGCGCCTGGTCCACGACCGGTACCCCGCACTCGATCTCCAGGTGCACGAGGAGCAGACCTCCTCACTGCTGGAGGGGCTGACCGCCGGACGGCTCGACCTGCTGCTGCTCGCCGTGCCGCTCGGCCACCCCGGCGTCACCGAGCTGCCGCTCTTCGACGAGGACTTCGTCCTGGTCACCGAGCGGACCCACCGGCTCGGCGGTCGCGCGGACATCCCCCGCGAGGAGCTGCGCGACCTGCCGCTGCTGCTGCTCGACGAGGGGCACTGCCTGCGCGACCAGGCCCTGGACATCTGCCGGGAGGCCGGACGCGTGGACGGGACGCCGGTGACGACGACCGCCGCCGGGCTCTCCACCCTCGTCCAACTCGTCGCCGGCGGCCTCGGCGTCACGCTGCTGCCGCGCACCGCCGTGACCGTGGAGACCGACCGAAACCCGGCACTGGCCACCGGCCGCTTCGCGGCACCCGCTCCCTCGCGGCGGGTCGCGCTGGCGATGCGCACCGGGACCGCCCGGCACGAGGAGTTCGGCCGGCTCGCCGAGGCACTGCGCGAGGCGATGGCCGCGCTCCCGGTACGGACGACGGCCGCCGGGGAGCACTGA
- a CDS encoding peroxiredoxin — MLTVGDKFPEFDLTACVSLESGKEFAQIDHKTYEGQWKIVFAWPKDFTFVCPTEIAAFGKLNEEFADRDAQILGFSGDSEFVHHAWRKDHPDLTDLPFPMMADSKHELMRDLGIEGEDGFAQRAVFIVDQNNEIQFTMVTAGSVGRNPKEVLRVLDALQTDELCPCNWTKGENTLDPVALLSGE, encoded by the coding sequence GTGCTCACTGTTGGTGACAAGTTCCCCGAGTTCGACCTGACCGCCTGCGTGTCGCTGGAGAGCGGCAAGGAGTTCGCTCAGATCGACCACAAGACCTACGAGGGTCAGTGGAAGATCGTCTTCGCGTGGCCCAAGGACTTCACCTTCGTGTGCCCGACCGAGATCGCCGCCTTCGGCAAGCTGAACGAGGAGTTCGCCGACCGCGACGCGCAGATCCTCGGCTTCTCCGGCGACTCCGAGTTCGTGCACCACGCCTGGCGCAAGGACCACCCGGACCTGACCGACCTGCCGTTCCCGATGATGGCCGACTCGAAGCACGAGCTCATGCGTGACCTCGGCATCGAGGGCGAGGACGGCTTCGCGCAGCGCGCCGTCTTCATCGTCGACCAGAACAACGAGATCCAGTTCACGATGGTGACCGCCGGTTCCGTGGGCCGTAACCCCAAGGAGGTCCTGCGGGTCCTCGACGCCCTCCAGACCGACGAGCTCTGCCCGTGCAACTGGACCAAGGGCGAGAACACCCTGGACCCGGTCGCCCTCCTCTCCGGCGAGTGA
- a CDS encoding alkyl hydroperoxide reductase has protein sequence MALDELKSAIPDFAKDLKLNLGSVIGNSELPQQQLWGTVLACAIASRSRTVLRELEPEAKANLSAEAYAAAKSAAAIMAMNNVFYRTRHLLSDPEYGNLRAGLRMNVIGKPGVEKVDFELWSLAVSAINGCGQCLDSHEQVLRQAGVDRETIQEAVKIASVIQAVGVTLEAEAVLAE, from the coding sequence ATGGCACTCGACGAACTCAAGTCCGCCATACCGGACTTCGCGAAGGACCTGAAGCTGAACCTCGGTTCGGTCATCGGCAACAGCGAGCTGCCGCAGCAGCAGCTCTGGGGCACCGTGCTCGCCTGCGCGATCGCCTCGCGTTCACGCACGGTCCTGCGCGAGCTGGAGCCGGAGGCCAAGGCCAACCTCTCCGCGGAGGCGTACGCCGCCGCGAAGTCGGCCGCCGCCATCATGGCGATGAACAACGTCTTCTACCGGACCCGGCACCTGCTGTCGGACCCGGAGTACGGCAACCTCCGCGCGGGTCTGCGGATGAACGTCATCGGCAAGCCGGGCGTGGAGAAGGTCGACTTCGAGCTGTGGTCGCTCGCCGTCTCCGCGATCAACGGCTGCGGCCAGTGCCTGGACTCCCACGAGCAGGTGCTCCGCCAGGCCGGCGTGGACCGTGAGACCATTCAGGAAGCCGTGAAGATCGCTTCGGTGATCCAGGCCGTCGGCGTCACCCTCGAAGCCGAGGCCGTGCTCGCCGAATAG
- a CDS encoding AI-2E family transporter, with the protein MSKLPGWLGRVGAELTDLAARLEERREQAAREESESGHAHAHGPHTPPRSGHRHASAAAAKSDPDAGAQVPAPPAYAPDVAARAHPVGAIPWGMRVAAEAGWRLLVLAGTLWVLMRVISAVQLVVLAFVAALLVTALLQPTVVRLRRYGLPRGLATAVTAVLGFVIMGLVGWFVVWQVMDNLDTLSDKVRDGIDELKRWLLDSPFHVTESQINDIAKNLSDTIGTNTEEITSAGLQGVTVMVEFLTGMLLAMFSTLFLLYDGKRIWEWTLKLVPAQARPGVAGAGPRAWRTLTAYVRGTVIVALIDAIFIGLGIWFLDVPMAVPLAVFIFLFAFIPLVGAVVSGALAVVVALVTEGVFTALMVLIVVLAVQQIEGHILQPFILGRAVRVHPLAVVLSVAAGGMVAGIGGAVVAVPLVAVTNTVVGYLRSYSRQEAQRHSPQPHGASALHVAPTPAPGTPPEDRYDESYPADGDGTGGTGTSGEAPEAPRTPEAPGTTPPEGTGPAPDDRPDHP; encoded by the coding sequence ATGTCGAAACTGCCCGGTTGGCTCGGACGCGTCGGGGCCGAACTGACGGACCTGGCGGCCCGCCTGGAGGAACGGCGGGAGCAAGCCGCACGCGAGGAGTCGGAGTCCGGGCACGCCCACGCACACGGGCCGCACACGCCCCCGCGCTCCGGTCACCGCCATGCGAGCGCCGCGGCCGCGAAGAGCGACCCCGACGCGGGTGCGCAGGTGCCCGCGCCGCCCGCCTACGCCCCCGACGTCGCCGCCCGGGCCCATCCGGTGGGTGCCATCCCCTGGGGCATGCGCGTCGCCGCCGAGGCCGGCTGGCGGCTGCTCGTGCTCGCGGGCACCCTCTGGGTGCTGATGCGGGTCATCAGCGCCGTCCAGCTCGTCGTGCTCGCCTTCGTGGCCGCCCTGCTCGTCACGGCGCTGCTCCAGCCGACCGTGGTGCGTCTGCGGCGGTACGGGCTGCCGCGCGGTCTGGCCACGGCCGTCACCGCGGTCCTGGGCTTCGTCATCATGGGGCTGGTCGGCTGGTTCGTCGTCTGGCAGGTGATGGACAACCTCGACACCCTCTCCGACAAGGTCCGCGACGGCATCGACGAGTTGAAGCGCTGGCTGCTGGACAGCCCCTTCCACGTCACCGAGTCGCAGATCAACGACATCGCCAAGAACCTCAGCGACACCATCGGCACCAACACCGAGGAGATCACCTCCGCCGGCCTCCAGGGCGTCACGGTGATGGTCGAGTTCCTCACCGGGATGCTGCTCGCGATGTTCTCGACGCTCTTCCTGCTGTACGACGGCAAGCGGATCTGGGAGTGGACCCTCAAACTGGTCCCCGCCCAGGCCCGTCCGGGGGTCGCCGGCGCCGGACCGCGTGCCTGGCGCACGCTCACCGCCTACGTGCGGGGCACCGTGATCGTCGCGTTGATCGACGCCATCTTCATCGGGCTCGGGATCTGGTTCCTCGACGTGCCGATGGCGGTGCCGCTCGCCGTGTTCATCTTCCTCTTCGCCTTCATCCCGCTGGTCGGTGCCGTGGTGTCCGGGGCGCTGGCGGTGGTCGTCGCGCTCGTCACCGAGGGGGTGTTCACCGCCCTCATGGTGCTGATCGTGGTGCTGGCGGTGCAGCAGATCGAGGGGCACATCCTCCAGCCGTTCATCCTCGGCCGGGCGGTACGGGTCCACCCGCTCGCCGTGGTGCTCTCCGTCGCCGCGGGCGGGATGGTCGCGGGCATCGGCGGCGCGGTCGTCGCCGTACCGCTGGTCGCCGTCACGAACACGGTGGTCGGCTACCTGAGGTCGTACAGCAGGCAGGAGGCCCAGCGGCACTCCCCGCAGCCGCACGGCGCCTCCGCGCTCCACGTGGCACCCACCCCCGCCCCCGGCACCCCGCCCGAGGACCGGTACGACGAGTCGTACCCGGCTGACGGGGACGGGACCGGCGGTACGGGGACGAGCGGGGAGGCGCCCGAGGCGCCCCGGACCCCCGAGGCCCCCGGCACCACCCCGCCGGAGGGCACCGGTCCCGCCCCGGACGACCGGCCGGACCACCCGTAG